One Cucurbita pepo subsp. pepo cultivar mu-cu-16 chromosome LG11, ASM280686v2, whole genome shotgun sequence DNA window includes the following coding sequences:
- the LOC111805533 gene encoding GDSL esterase/lipase At1g29670-like, translating to MKGQSLVVLCLLTIACFASNWVDGSSSSSRIRSRIKSRIKSRSKSKSTAQTKTKVGCYFVLGDSQADNGNNNVMEMAYGNAKADYKPYGCDFNREGTPTGRFTNGRNTPDFIATYLGFRRYISPFTTIKGREILDGVNYASGGAGILPETGRTLGKVLSIHKQLENHNITISRIRGLLGTRSATSTHLSSCLYTVQIGSNDYLNNYFMPKFYKTSAQFTPQQFATLLNNQLYTDLKVLYEQGARKVAVFGVGSIGCTPYARANFENKGGGCVDKINNAIQLFNDGLKALVRQLNTKMAGAKFTYIDVFKISSTSPTTSVAGRMVLNAPCCEVDAGQVQCTPLGRICANRMEYMFWDAVHPTEVGISALASRAFKAKEAGDAYPYDINQLVHLPK from the exons ATGAAAGGTCAATCCCTGGTGGTTCTATGTCTTTTAACCATTGCTTGCTTTGCAAGTAACTGGGTTGAtggatcatcatcatcatccagAATCAGATCCAGAATCAAATCCAGAATCAAATCCagatccaaatccaaatccaccgcccaaaccaaaaccaaagtGGGTTGCTATTTTGTACTTGGGGACTCCCAAGCTGACAATGGAAACAACAACGTCATGGAAATGGCTTATGGCAATGCCAAGGCTGATTACAAGCCTTATGGCTGTGACTTCAATAGAGAAGGAACGCCCACTGGACGCTTCACCAATGGTCGAAATACTCCTGATTTCATCG CTACATATTTGGGTTTTCGCCGTTATATCTCGCCCTTTACGACTATAAAGGGTAGGGAAATTCTCGATGGTGTAAACTATGCATCGGGAGGTGCCGGGATTCTCCCAGAAACGGGAAGAACATTG GGGAAAGTGTTGAGCATTCATAAGCAATTGGAGAATCACAATATCACAATTTCACGAATCCGTGGCCTATTGGGAACCAGAAGTGCGACTTCAACCCATCTTAGTAGTTGCTTATATACCGTTCAAATTGGAAGCAATGATTAcctgaataattattttatgccaAAATTCTACAAAACAAGTGCCCAATTTACTCCCCAACAGTTTGCCACTCTCCTAAACAACCAGCTTTACACCGACTTGAAG GTTCTATATGAGCAAGGAGCAAGAAAGGTGGCAGTTTTTGGGGTGGGATCCATAGGGTGCACTCCATATGCAAGGGCCAACTTCGAGAACAAAGGAGGCGGATGTGTGGACAAAATCAACAACGCTATTCAACTCTTCAATGACGGCCTCAAGGCCCTTGTTCGTCAGCTCAACACCAAGATGGCTGGTGCTAAGTTCACGTACATTGATGTGTTCAAGATCTCCTCTACCAGCCCAACAACCTCAG TTGCAGGTAGAATGGTCCTAAATGCTCCTTGCTGTGAAGTGGATGCAGGGCAAGTGCAGTGTACTCCTTTAGGAAGAATTTGTGCGAACAGGATGGAGTATATGTTCTGGGATGCAGTTCATCCAACAGAAGTGGGGATTAGTGCACTGGCAAGTAGAGCCTTTAAAGCCAAAGAAGCTGGTGATGCTTACCCTTATGATATCAACCAGCTTGTTCACCTCCCTAAGTAA
- the LOC111805761 gene encoding dynamin-related protein 4C, protein MAPYSNDSSSVHQGESSRHSHSVSVPPLIVSYNDRIRPLLDAVDKLRHLMIMREGIQLPTIVVVGDQSSGKSSVLESLAGISLPRGQGICTRVPLIMRLQNHPNPEPELFLEYSGKTVHTDESFIAEDISTATEEIAGSGKGISKTPLTLIVKKNGVPDLTMVDLPGITRVPVKDQPEDIYDQIKDIIMEHIQPEESIILNVLSATVDFPTCESIRMSQSVDKTGMRTLAVVTKSDKAPEGLHEKVTADDVNIGLGYVCVRNRIGDESYEEARVAEAKLFATHPLLSKIDKSVVGIPVLAQKLVQIQAGSIARCMPEVVKQINEKLTTNIAELNKMPKKLSTVAEAMTTFMQIIGQSKESLRKVLLRGEYDEFPDDAKMHSTARMVEMINQFSGELHKCIGTDNTANFLMEEIKVLEESRGIGLPNFLPRTAFLSILQRKVNLISNLPVEFVMKAWDYIQVIVLAVLMRHSEHYPQLQQPIRRSGKNVVEAMKDRTVSWITEIVEMEKLTDYTCDAEYTTEWNKLMGNQGTFLNQVLRSDSHPASVLLNGFGNVEVGNLWQHPDCLEQAFDLKMRMTAYWKIVLRRMVDSTALYLQYSMQNLVNKEIEKETIGELMRPGGGGIERLLEESPSLSVKREKLKKSIKVLKESKEVVGNIVDSVSVSSQVVGE, encoded by the coding sequence ATGGCACCATACAGCAACGATAGCTCATCGGTTCATCAAGGAGAATCAAGCCGCCACAGCCATTCGGTTTCGGTCCCGCCCCTGATTGTATCCTACAATGATCGCATTCGTCCTCTCCTCGATGCCGTGGATAAGCTTCGTCATCTTATGATCATGAGAGAAGGCATCCAACTGCCTACCATAGTTGTTGTTGGTGATCAATCATCAGGGAAGTCGAGTGTCCTTGAGTCGTTGGCCGGGATCAGCCTACCTCGAGGTCAGGGCATCTGCACCAGGGTCCCTCTAATAATGAGGCTCCAAAATCACCCCAATCCGGAACCTGAGCTCTTCTTGGAGTACAGCGGAAAAACGGTCCACACAGATGAATCCTTCATTGCTGAAGACATCAGTACAGCCACAGAGGAGATTGCTGGCAGTGGCAAAGGGATATCAAAAACGCCACTGACTTTGATTGTGAAGAAAAATGGTGTTCCTGATCTTACAATGGTTGATCTCCCTGGAATTACAAGGGTGCCTGTTAAAGATCAGCCTGAAGATATTTATGACCAAATCAAAGATATAATCATGGAGCATATTCAGCCAGAAGAGAGCATCATCTTGAATGTCTTGTCTGCAACCGTTGATTTTCCAACTTGTGAATCGATACGAATGTCTCAGAGCGTCGACAAGACCGGGATGAGAACGTTGGCAGTCGTGACTAAGTCGGACAAGGCACCAGAAGGCCTACATGAGAAGGTCACTGCAGACGATGTCAACATCGGGCTTGGTTATGTTTGTGTCAGGAACCGAATAGGTGATGAGTCGTACGAGGAAGCTCGAGTTGCAGAAGCTAAACTGTTTGCAACTCATCCTCTTCTCTCCAAGATTGACAAATCTGTTGTAGGCATTCCAGTGTTGGCTCAGAAGTTGGTGCAAATTCAAGCAGGTAGTATAGCAAGATGCATGCCAGAAGTTGTAAAGCAAATCAACGAAAAGTTAACTACAAATATTGCGGAGCTCAATAAGATGCCAAAGAAACTATCAACAGTTGCTGAGGCAATGACAACGTTCATGCAGATCATAGGACAATCCAAAGAGTCCCTCCGAAAAGTTCTCCTCAGGGGAGAATATGATGAGTTTCCCGACGACGCAAAGATGCATTCGACAGCCAGAATGGTCGAAATGATCAATCAATTCTCTGGCGAGCTTCACAAGTGTATTGGAACGGACAACACAGCCAACTTCCTAATGGAAGAGATCAAAGTGTTGGAGGAGTCCAGAGGCATTGGACTTCCAAACTTCCTCCCCCGCACAGCCTTTCTCTCGATCCTTCAAAGGAAAGTGAACTTAATATCAAATTTACCAGTTGAGTTTGTCATGAAAGCTTGGGATTACATTCAGGTCATTGTTCTTGCTGTGTTGATGCGCCATTCTGAACATTATCCACAGCTCCAACAGCCCATCAGACGATCTGGTAAAAACGTTGTCGAGGCGATGAAAGACCGAACTGTGAGTTGGATAACAGAGATTGTAGAAATGGAGAAGCTCACAGACTACACATGTGATGCTGAATACACAACCGAATGGAACAAGCTCATGGGCAATCAAGGGACATTCTTGAACCAGGTGCTGAGAAGCGATTCACATCCAGCTTCTGTGCTCCTTAACGGGTTCGGAAACGTCGAAGTGGGGAACCTGTGGCAGCATCCAGATTGTCTTGAGCAGGCTTTCGATCTGAAGATGAGGATGACGGCATACTGGAAGATTGTTTTGAGGAGAATGGTGGACAGCACGGCGCTGTACTTGCAGTACAGTATGCAGAATCTAGTGAACAAGGAGATTGAGAAGGAGACAATTGGGGAGCTGATGAGGCCGGGCGGAGGAGGGATTGAGAGGCTGTTGGAGGAGTCGCCATCGCTGTCTGTAAAAAGGGAGAAGCTGAAGAAGAGCATCAAGGTTCTGAAGGAGTCCAAAGAGGTTGTAGGGAACATTGTGGATTCTGTTTCTGTGTCGTCCCAAGTGGTCGGTGAGTGA
- the LOC111805390 gene encoding ALBINO3-like protein 2, chloroplastic isoform X2 codes for MATSKLCTNLRRLRPSRFYSCASLSYPIASRLHQAHTLPSSHHHSFTRPTHRFDHHISSIGALTAFSSRSLWTRSDDDSEFQRIDLFASRVSDDDTGIQSGIQDLELGGVVEEVINATAVEESILPTQQLTSILDGFHQYTGLPWWAVIASSTLALRFTLLPLLIVQLNKLKRIGELFPKLPPPLPPPLSGRSYINQLSLFRKERKAIGCPSFLWFVAYFSIQVPCFLLWMVTIRKMSLNHHPGFDCGGALWFQNLTENPHGVLGPIFPLLVASLHFINVQVSFRKSSLEKATGIFGILAKYYKLYLNLLTVPLFFIGYCIPQGSLVYWVTNSSFTAIQQLTLQHPAVRSKLGLPFKDAPVGTATLRETNDPGKLPLETPTKWKKIYVEKLSPKELLALSVQLLSKGQKERAIPLLRQALNKDPEYVRALIVMGQTLLQNGQPAEAIAFLERAISKKLRVKIF; via the exons ATGGCAACGTCCAAGCTCTGCACTAACCTTCGCCGTCTTCGTCCATCTCGTTTTTACTCCTGCGCTTCCCTTTCTTACCCTATCGCCTCTCGACTTCACCAAGCTCACACACTCCCAAGCTCTCATCATCACTCATTCACCAGGCCAACCCATCGCTTTGATCATCATATAAGCTCTATTGGTGCTCTCACCGCCTTCTCCTCTCGGTCCTTGTGGACTCGTTCAGACGATGATTCGGAGTTTCAACGAATTGACCTTTTTGCAAGCCGCGTCTCCGACGACGATACGGGCATCCAGTCAGGGATTCAAGACTTGGAACTTGGAGGAGTTGTTGAGGAAGTCATTAATGCGACTGCTGTGGAGGAGTCAATTTTACCGACTCAGCAATTGACTTCGATTCTGGATGGGTTTCATCAGTATACCGGACTGCCCTG GTGGGCAGTTATTGCCTCGTCAACTTTAGCTCTCAGATTCACGTTGCTGCCCTTACTCATTGTTCAACTCAACAAGTTGAAAAGGATTGGAGAGTTGTTTCCTAAGT TGCCACCTCCACTGCCACCACCTCTATCGGGACGGAGTTACATCAACCAACTTTCTCTTTTCCGAAAGGAAAGAAAGGCAATTGGATGCCCATCATTTCTGTGGTTCGTTGCATACTTTTCCATTCAG GTCCCATGCTTTCTATTGTGGATGGTTACTATCCGGAAAATGTCACTTAATCATCATCCTGGATTTGACTGT GGTGGTGCTTTATGGTTTCAAAATCTAACAGAGAATCCACATGGAGTTTTAGGCCCCATATTTCCACTTCTAGTTGCCAGCTTGCACTTCATTAATGTTCAG GTGTCTTTCAGAAAATCATCTTTGGAAAAAGCAACTGGTATATTTGGCATTTTAGCTAAA TACTACAAACTCTACTTGAATCTACTAACTGTACCACTGTTTTTTATTGGTTACTGTATTCCTCAG GGTAGTCTAGTCTATTGGGTTACGAATAGTTCGTTCACTGCAATTCAG CAATTAACCCTCCAACATCCTGCTGTACGCAGTAAATTGGGATTGCCTTTCAAGGATGCTCCTGTGGGCACTGCAACTCTCAGAGAAACCAATGATCCAGGCAAACTACCGTTGGAGACACCCACGAAGtggaaaaaaatttatgtagAGAAGCTGTCTCCTAAGGAATTGCTTGCT CTTTCCGTTCAACTCCTATCAAAAGGGCAAAAAGAAAGGGCTATTCCTTTACTGCG acaGGCACTTAACAAGGATCCTGAGTATGTTCGAGCTTTGATTGTCATGGGACAAACTCTGTTACAAAATGGGCAACCTGCAGAGGCTATTGCATTCTTAGAGCGTGCAATTTCCAAG AAGTTGAGGGTGAAGATCTTCTAA
- the LOC111805390 gene encoding ALBINO3-like protein 2, chloroplastic isoform X1, protein MATSKLCTNLRRLRPSRFYSCASLSYPIASRLHQAHTLPSSHHHSFTRPTHRFDHHISSIGALTAFSSRSLWTRSDDDSEFQRIDLFASRVSDDDTGIQSGIQDLELGGVVEEVINATAVEESILPTQQLTSILDGFHQYTGLPWWAVIASSTLALRFTLLPLLIVQLNKLKRIGELFPKLPPPLPPPLSGRSYINQLSLFRKERKAIGCPSFLWFVAYFSIQVPCFLLWMVTIRKMSLNHHPGFDCGGALWFQNLTENPHGVLGPIFPLLVASLHFINVQVSFRKSSLEKATGIFGILAKYYKLYLNLLTVPLFFIGYCIPQGSLVYWVTNSSFTAIQQLTLQHPAVRSKLGLPFKDAPVGTATLRETNDPGKLPLETPTKWKKIYVEKLSPKELLALSVQLLSKGQKERAIPLLRQALNKDPEYVRALIVMGQTLLQNGQPAEAIAFLERAISKLFLSGHPTEVEGEDLLILASQWAGVASIRQGKMVEGIAHLERIANMKEPEEAKSKAHYYDGLVLLASALYNEGRKAEATKYLQSAAAYNPAYKEYLDQCEDDNDKLVGDLVSSRRGDY, encoded by the exons ATGGCAACGTCCAAGCTCTGCACTAACCTTCGCCGTCTTCGTCCATCTCGTTTTTACTCCTGCGCTTCCCTTTCTTACCCTATCGCCTCTCGACTTCACCAAGCTCACACACTCCCAAGCTCTCATCATCACTCATTCACCAGGCCAACCCATCGCTTTGATCATCATATAAGCTCTATTGGTGCTCTCACCGCCTTCTCCTCTCGGTCCTTGTGGACTCGTTCAGACGATGATTCGGAGTTTCAACGAATTGACCTTTTTGCAAGCCGCGTCTCCGACGACGATACGGGCATCCAGTCAGGGATTCAAGACTTGGAACTTGGAGGAGTTGTTGAGGAAGTCATTAATGCGACTGCTGTGGAGGAGTCAATTTTACCGACTCAGCAATTGACTTCGATTCTGGATGGGTTTCATCAGTATACCGGACTGCCCTG GTGGGCAGTTATTGCCTCGTCAACTTTAGCTCTCAGATTCACGTTGCTGCCCTTACTCATTGTTCAACTCAACAAGTTGAAAAGGATTGGAGAGTTGTTTCCTAAGT TGCCACCTCCACTGCCACCACCTCTATCGGGACGGAGTTACATCAACCAACTTTCTCTTTTCCGAAAGGAAAGAAAGGCAATTGGATGCCCATCATTTCTGTGGTTCGTTGCATACTTTTCCATTCAG GTCCCATGCTTTCTATTGTGGATGGTTACTATCCGGAAAATGTCACTTAATCATCATCCTGGATTTGACTGT GGTGGTGCTTTATGGTTTCAAAATCTAACAGAGAATCCACATGGAGTTTTAGGCCCCATATTTCCACTTCTAGTTGCCAGCTTGCACTTCATTAATGTTCAG GTGTCTTTCAGAAAATCATCTTTGGAAAAAGCAACTGGTATATTTGGCATTTTAGCTAAA TACTACAAACTCTACTTGAATCTACTAACTGTACCACTGTTTTTTATTGGTTACTGTATTCCTCAG GGTAGTCTAGTCTATTGGGTTACGAATAGTTCGTTCACTGCAATTCAG CAATTAACCCTCCAACATCCTGCTGTACGCAGTAAATTGGGATTGCCTTTCAAGGATGCTCCTGTGGGCACTGCAACTCTCAGAGAAACCAATGATCCAGGCAAACTACCGTTGGAGACACCCACGAAGtggaaaaaaatttatgtagAGAAGCTGTCTCCTAAGGAATTGCTTGCT CTTTCCGTTCAACTCCTATCAAAAGGGCAAAAAGAAAGGGCTATTCCTTTACTGCG acaGGCACTTAACAAGGATCCTGAGTATGTTCGAGCTTTGATTGTCATGGGACAAACTCTGTTACAAAATGGGCAACCTGCAGAGGCTATTGCATTCTTAGAGCGTGCAATTTCCAAG TTATTTCTTTCCGGTCATCCCACAGAAGTTGAGGGTGAAGATCTTCTAATTCTTGCATCCCAATGGGCAGGTGTTGCCAGTATAAGGCAG GGGAAAATGGTAGAAGGCATTGCTCACCTGGAAAGAATTGCAAATATGAAAGAGCCAGAAGAAGCAAAGAGCAAAGCCCATTATTATGATGGATTGGTTCTGCTAGCAAG TGCTCTTTACAATGAAGGTCGTAAAGCTGAAGCAACCAAATACTTACAGTCAGCTGCAGCTTATAATCCTGCCTACAAGGAATACTTGGATCAATGCGAGGACGACAATGATAAATTAGTGGGCGATCTTGTCAGCAGCCGGAGAGGAGATTATTGA